TTGCTGGGTAATAACAAGTGTCTATGCAGAGCAAGAATTTGGACGGCGGCTATTTGTCGTGTACCGTTCGTCATCACGTCTCCCCGTGAAGATGCCACGATGTCGTTTTGCACAATACTCATCCGTTTCGGAAAGTAAATAGGAGCGAGAGAGATTTTTGTCGCGTGCCGGCAATAACGACAACTTTTTAGCTTCGTAGTAACACGGGCAACTTGGGATGCTGAGGTTCAGGGTTCAAAGGCCGCGTCTGGGTACCACTGCCTCAACATTTTCTCATTGAATTACTAAACTTCACCAGTCTTCTTGACCTACGCTTTTAAGTGAGCGCAGCTAAACATTGAGGCCTCACCGGTTCAAATACTGGGTGAAGTGTCCCTTGAAGTATTTGGAGTAATAAAGCTTGAAATACTGTAGTCTACACTTCCAAGTGAACGTGCCAGCCACTAAAACCTGGCTAGCCCAGGAGTGATGCTGCTGACACAGACAGCATATTCATCTCCAGGAGACAGGATTGTTATTcataagcacaacaaaaatgttCTTGCTTCATTTGAATCATGCAAACAAAAGGCTACTTCTACTTGGAATTTATCTCTATAACCTACAAACAATTGGACCGTTTGCACGCAATGAAGAGACCCGCATACATTTGCATGTCAATGAGACAGAATGATGTCAGGCCCGTGCCCACATGTTAGCGCCTTggctaattacccttccaaatcAGTGTGTAATACGATGCCATCAATAACAGTCCTTTCATAATGAGTCATCTCAGTACGCTATCTAGCGCGTATTAGTGCAAGGTCTCGGCCGCCTCGAACTTCCTGTTAGCTCCCCCGCCATTAACGCGAAGCACTAAGTGCACGAGCGGAACACGACGTCACCGCTCTGTCGTCGGCCCGACGTCCGGAGTGGACCCATTTGAGCGTGCGCGGCGTTCATTTTAGCCACACTTTAAAGACTGTTGAGCACACGCGCGCGGGTCTAAAAATTGCTCTTTGTACTTGTAGGGTCGCTCGTTCCCTTTAATTATTCatcagctcgtcgccacggcaaCAGCCGCTGCGGCGCACGTGGCCGTCGTCTCCTTACGCGCGTGGACCTTGACGCTTTCTGGTCCTTACCTGCGGGTGGCGCTCTGCCTCCCTCAGCGGTGAGCCTTAACTCATTCGCTACCAGGGACTGGACGTCAGCGGGGGGCGACTGGTGCGACGGTCGCCCgtgtggtcagtgaaggaaatgtTTTCTATAAAACAATCGTTAAAATATCATCACATAAACAACACTCGCACGTGCGCGAAATGAAATTAATCTGGCATCATCTGAACACTGACCTACATGTGGAAGTGGACCGCGCCCCTTCTACCTTAGCAGCCAATCGCAAGGCGACACTGCGTTCCTGCCGTGGCTCTCCCCCTGTTGATGACATCATCATGAACCGTGTGTGAAGGTTAATTTATACAACTTTTTtagctgtgtgtgtgttgtggtCACTGGAATGTCCTTTGTACTTGAATGCTTCGCATATTTTACAGTCGACTTCCCACGTTAAAGATTTGAGCCTGCTCGTTTAGCACGCCGTGAGGTGTGGAGAGGATGATTTAAAGGGCCGGCGCATTTTGGCCGTGTTGGTGAGAGGCGTGTTGAAGGCCAATAGatgggagggctgacagtgaATGATCACGTTTCGTTGCCATTGattcaatagacatccaatccaattgaagtgggagggctggcagcgaatgagtgtTGATTACTAGGATCAACTCCTTTGATTAGACGTCTATATGatggtcaatggcactgaaggaGTTAAGGTGATCTTTTGCATTCATTCCATTTTGATGCGCTTCCTCCTCACCGTCATCACGCCGCGGGATCAGGCTCCCCCTCCCCCTTCTCATTTCATGGCGGCGCTCCACATCTGCAGCGCCCTCCCCCTCCtcgtcctcctcttcctcctcctccctcGCCGTCCTCTTCCTCGTCTGCGTGATGGCGTCCGCGTGAGGAGGGCTGGCGGCGGCCGAACGACGGAGAAGCTAGAGGAAGAGGAGCGTCGGGAGGATTAGGGGGAGGCCGGCGGCGATTTAGCGTGCATGGCGCTGGCTGGGGGGCCGGCGACGCCGAGCTGGGGGCTTCATCATGATCGCCGTCTCGTTCAAATGCCGATGTCAGATCCTGCGCAGGGTGAATAAAggtagagcgagagagagaaatGACAGCATAATTTATCGGAAATTAAGCAGAGATTGACATTCCTCTGTGTgtgagtgagtgtgtgtgtgagacgAGTGCGCTTTGCAGCGAGAGAGCGAGCGATCTAATATTCATGATGTCGGATAACGAGGGAGACAAGCGCTCGCGTCATGTGTACTTTGCGTGTAGCTGCAATTTAGCGGCTCGCGCACAGGGGGGAGAGAGACTTGAGCGTTTCTTGACTTaagcgtcatcatcgtctttttttggggggggggggtttgtacCGGCAGATGAAGGTCCGTACACCAAACATTCGGCAGGCTCGCGTCCGTCGGACGGCGCGCTCGCCATCAGGAGGCAGAGCATTCCGGATGAGTTCCGGGGGTGCACGCTGGTGGAGCTGATGAAGAAGGAGGGCACCACGCTGGGGCTGACCGTGTCGGGCGGCATCGACAAGGACGGGAAGCCGAGGGTGTCCAACCTCAGGCCCGGGGGCATCGCCGCCAGGTAGGCGGGGACGGGACTTCCGACCGCAAAAGCGAGTCGAACGGTAAACTCTCCTCTAGGAGCGACCAGCTGAACGTCGGCGACTACATCCGCTCGGTGAACGGCATCAACTTGGCCAAGTTCCGCCACGACGAGATCATCAGCCTGCTGAAGAACGTGGGCGAGCGCGTGCTGCTGGAGGTGGAGTACGAGCTGCCCCCCGTCTGTACGTCCGCCGTCGTCTCGCGCCGCGACCGCCGTTCCCTcttgacgtctcgccgcgtcgTCTCGTATAGCCGTCCAGGGCTCCGGCGTCCTGTTCAAGACCGTGGAAGTCACGCTTCACAAGGAAGGAAACAGCTTCGGATTCGTCATCAGAGGTGCACGCGCGCGTGGCACGCGACCGCGCGGGATGAAATATTGACGCGTGCGTCTTGTAGGAGGAGCCAGCGACGACAGGAACAAGTGTCGGCCCATCGTTATCGCCACGGTACGCTCGGGAGGGCCGGCCGACAGGTGAGCGACAGCTTTCTCTGGGAAATCTCCAGTTCTTGGCACTTAAGGTATGCGCACGCAGGGAGGGGAGCATCAAACCGGGCGACCGTCTGCTGAGCGTTGACGGCATCCGTCTCCACGGCAACACGCTGGCGGAGGCCACGAGCGTACTGAAGCAGAGCGGACAGGAAGCCACCATGCTGCTGGAGTACGACGTCTCCGTCATGGGTCGGCGGCGCACGCGAACCCAATTCTCGGCCGCTGCCGTGCGCGCACCTGACCTTTGCCCCTCCGCGTTTAGAGTCCGTGTCCTCGGCTTCGGGCCCTCTGCTGGTAGAGGTGGCCAAGGCGACGGGCTCCAGCCTGGGCGTGGCTCTGTCCTCGTCCATGTTCTGCAGCAAGCAGGTCATCGTCATCGACAAAGTCAAACCGGCCAGCATCGCCGACAGGTGGGGTTTGCGCGCCGCCCGCTCTTCGCGCCCTAAATTTGGGTTGGCCGTAGGTGTGGCGCTCTGCACGCCGGCGATCACATTTTGTCGGTGGACGGCAAGTCGATGGAATTCTGCTCTCTGGCCGAAGCTACGCAACTGCTCTCCGCGTCCTGCCACAACGTCCGCATGGAGATCCTGCCTCAGCACCAAGCCCGACCGGCGCTCAACGCGCCGCAGCAAGGTAAAGTCCGAGCGGGACCGACTAACAAGTAGGGAAATGCCGTTCCTctcgtcttaacctgaacaccccCGCTCCCCCGCATGTGTGTGCGCATGTGTGTGCAGTCAAGGTGCAGCGTTCTCCTCGTCCCCTCCCTTGGGAGAGCGGAAACTCCGCCCCTATCCTCCCCCCTTACCACTACAACACGTACCATCCCGACCAATCGGGCGGCAGGTCGCACAACCGCCATACAAACAATCCGCGTACGTCCGCCTTTCCTCTCTTTCGCTCTGCACGCTCGCGCGTCACCTTGACGTCCGGCTGTGTTCGCAGCATTGGGTCACACGTTCTCTCCGGGCTCCATGTCGGCGTACAGTCTGTCGTCCCTCAACATGACCGTCCCCAGGAACGCGTACCCCACTAGCCCGCGGGGTACGCTGATGAGGAAGAAGCAGAAGAAGAAGGACTTCAAGAGCTCCTGTGAGCAACAACTTTGTATTTGTTCACTAAACCGACTAACCACTAACACGCCGCCGATAACAGTACACCCTCAGCATTTTGGAGTTCCGCAGCAAGTACAGTACCATTGGCAATGATATGACGTCCATTCTCGAACTGTTTTTTCGTCACGGCTgcacgattggacgtctatcatggtCAACGGCAATGAGAAAGTGTTCGAATTAGGATGATTCACAGCAAAGCTTAAGATGTCTTCACTTCTTTTCAGTGTCTCTGGCGTCCAGCACGGTGGGTCTGGCCGGTCAGGTGGTCCACACGGAGACCACGGAGGTGACGTTGCTCGGCGACGGCGTCATGGGCTTCGGCCTCCAGCTGCAAGGCGGCGTCTTCGCCACGGAGACGCTCTCCTCGCCGCCGCTCATCGCTTACATCGACCCCGACAGTCCCGCAGAGAGGTTGAAGAGACGTCACGTGCGATTTTCAAACGCAAACAAGTCGCGAGTGTGTATATAAGCGTGCGTGTTTCTAGGTGCGGCATTCTCCAAATAGGCGACCGCATCTTATCCATAAACGGCATTCCTACAGAAGACTCCACTCTGGAAGAAACCAATCAGCTGCTTAGAGACTCCTCCATTACTGCACAACTCACCCTAGAGATCGAGTTCGACGTGGCCGGTAAGTCCACGCCCCGTACCGAGCGTCAATAATCCCGTTTGACCTCAAACGCTGTGTCCATCTTAGAATCGGTCATTCCGTCCTCCGGAACGTTCCACGTGAAACTCCCCAAGAAGCCGGGAGTGGAGTTGGGAATTACCATAAGCTGTGAGTGGCAGTCTCGCACACGCACAAGTGGTCAACCAAACATCAACTGAACAGGTTGTGTTGTCGCAGCTCCTTCAAACAGGAAAGCGGGAGACCCCCTCATCATTTCGGACATCAAGAAGGGCAGCGTCGCACATAGGTGAGTCGCTCGGCTCACGCGGACAGTATCGTAAATGAAGACCATCGACCTCACGTGCCTTTTGCGCGGTCGAGGACGGGGACGCTGGAGCTGGGCGACAAGCTCCTGGCCATCGACAACATCCGCGTAGAGACCTGCTCCATGGAGGAGGCGGTGCAGATCCTGCAGCAGTGCGAGGAGCTGGTCAAGCTGAAGATACGCAAAGACGAGGACAACTCTGGTAAGAACTAAGAAATCCGCGTCTGAAAAAATCTGAATCCGCGCCTTGCTTCCAGATGAGCAGGAAGTGTCGGGGAGCATCATCTACACGGTGGAGCTGCAACGCTACGGGGGTCCTCTAGGGATCACCATCTCGGGCACGGAGGAGCCTTTCGACCCCATCGTCATCTCCTCGCTCACCAAAGGAGGCCTAGCGGAAAGGTGGGCGACGCCCGCCGTCCGGCCCGCGGCCTCGATTCACGCTCGCGTTCACTTCAGGACGGGCGCCATCCACGTGGGCGACCGCATCCTAGCCATCAACAGCAGCAGCCTGAAGGGCAAACCGCTGAGCGAGGCCATTATTCTGCTGCAGCAGGCCGGCGAGACCGTCACGCTCAAGATCAAGAAGCACGGCGAGCGTACGTCTTCGGCACGTCCTCGCCCTCGTGGCGCTCGCTCCAGGCTTAAACTCGTGTCCGCACGCGCGCAGTGTCCAGTCCCGAGTTCCGCGCCGTCGGCTCGGCTCTGGAGAACCACGACGGCGAGGCGGGAGAGGAACCGCCTTCGGGTCAGAGGATGTTCAGCGCGCTGCCGTCCGTCGACAGCGCCGTCGAGTCCTGGGACGGTTCCAATGTGGACGCCGGCTTCGCCAGTCCGGGTAAGCGCGACGACACTGTCCGGCGCGTCGACGTACGATGACGTCACTTTTTGTTTGTTGCAGCCCCTTCCTTCCAATCGTCGCCGTTCACATTCCACGAGTGGCGCAACGCCAAAACGAGCAACAGCCAATCCCTCGCCTCTTCTCGCCTAAGAACCAACCCGCTGGCGGACCTGTCGGGCCTCAACGACGACTGGGAACACGTCACGCTTGGCGGGTGAGCAAAGTGGCATTTGCCATTCGAAGCGGCGACCGTTGTTGGCGTCGCGCTAGCACACGTGTGTATGCGTGACTGACCTGCGACTTGTACGGATGGGGTGGGGGACGCAGGTTCACGGTAGGTCACGACGGGACGGAACCGGACCAGGAGGAGAACTTTTGGTCTCAGGCCCTGGAGGACTTGGAGACGTGCGGACAGAGCGGGATCCTCAGGGAACTGGAGGTGCGCGCACGTGTATACAACGATTGTCATATCCCAAGTACACGGTCAAAGGGGCGGGACTTTGGAAAAATTTTCGACAAATGAAAAGCTTTCTAtgatgcacagaaaaaaaaaagactgattgTTTTCCAGGAGCCAGGAAAGGGGGCGCAGCTCCTCACTGGGGTATCCTCCATCCTTCCTCTCCTACTTTTCTGAACCACTAATCCTCttatggtctttttttttgaaGGCAACCCTAACAGCATCCTCAAAGTAGCTTTCCCTGCAGAGTGACTTTGACTAACATTTATAAGTGACTAAATCCAAACGCACTTTTACGACTTTAGTGGTATTTACGTGAAAACTAAGTGGTATTTAACCAATGTCGATTTGGTGACTTTGGCCAGCTTGTCGGGCATGTCGTCGTGAGCACGGCATGCTGGGAAGTCTCAGACAAACGCATGCATCTGATTGGCCAAATGCTCACTGAATGTTGCGCGGAAGAACGTTCTTTTTTCCTCCAATGACGCGCGTGATCGTGCCCAGGCCACCATCATGTCTGGCTCCACCATCAGCCTGAACCACGACCCGGCCCCCTCCCGCACCTCGTTGGGACGCCAGGCCAGCTTTCAGGAACGCAGCAACACGCGCCCCCAGGTGACCAACGTTGCCGCCGACCCCCGACCTCTCCACGACGTAACATGCGACTCGCTCTGTGACCCACCAGGTAACCCCGCGCTCCAACACCTTGCCTTCCGACCCCCAACGCAGAGCCTTCGCCATGAAGAAGATGAGACAGGAAGTCAATGACATCCTTAACCAGACGCCAGTCGAACTTCACAAGGTGACTATGATGATTCCACCGAGTTATATGTGATTCGGCGGGGCATTTTGTATGAAAGCCAGACGTTTGATTGACGTGTTTCAGCTGACTCTGGAAAAGTCTTCCGATTCCGAGGACTTTGGCTTCAGTGTGTCGGACGGCGTTTTGGACCGCGGCGTTTACGTCAATAATATCCGGGCCGGCGGGCCGGCGGAGCGCGGAGGCCTGCAGGCGTACGACCGCCTCTTGCAGGTTAGGACCGTCATCCGTCTCGTGAGCTCAAATGGCAGGTCCGAGTCACTGCGTTTGTTCAGATCAACCACGTGCGCACTCGAGACTTCGACTGCTGCCTGGTGGTTCCGCTCATCGCCGAGTCGTCCGACCGCTTGGATTTGGTGGTCAGTCGAAACCCGCTGACCAATCACTCGGAAGGCACCGACAACGGCCGCGCCCCTCGACCCGTCGACGGCAACAAGGAAGCGGGCGAGGACGGCGCGCCCATCAAGTGGAAGAAACCCGGGGACGGGACCGGGTCGGGGCTCGTCACAGACACTTCTGTATAAGCACCCGATGGGCCGCGCCTCCTCGGTGCTAGACACCACCTGATCTTTGACCCGCAAGGGCGGCCCAGAAGCACACGGACACTTCACCGGTCCTCGGCCAGTGCCGACTCGTTTCCCGCCGGAACCTTTGAACCAGTTCCCGATCGATGGCGAGAGCGCTCTTGATCTCGCTCCTCATCTGGTGTGGAGTTCAAATCCCGACCCATCCCATTCCCGATAGCCAACCGGACCCTCACCTTCTCCGATCCGCGGGGGCGTGGTCTTTGGCGTCAGAGGAAGCGAAATTCCAATAGAAGCACAGCAGCAGCACAAAGACTTGACGGCAGGTTGCAAATGCCGTGGCCACGGAGACGACTGATCGCAGAAGGACCGACCAAACGGATTTCTTTGGATCCAAAGTGATTGGCGCATCCGTATCGGAATTGGACTTGCGTGCCATgaaaaatcataattatgaggATAACACTAAGcagttaaaatatattttttaatgtttacacACGTTGACTGGCCACACTGTGCGTGTGAATGTGCTCGAGTGCGTGCGTGTTGTCGTCTTTGGTCAAACGGGCCCCCCAAACCCCGCCCCTCAACCAATAACAGGCAGGATGATCTATTCAGCAGATTGGCTGGAACCAATCAATATTGACGCCTGACTCTGATTGGTTCTCTACCCCGCCACACGCGCCGACGAGCATGACctgcccccaccccccccaataACTGTGATGAATTATGCTAATCAATTGTGTGTTTTGATTGACTGTTGTCACTTTTCTCTGTTTCCATGACGACCAACCTCAAgatataccccccccccccaaaaaaaaaacacaaaaaaacacaaaagaaggaCAAGTCGTCGTCGTGGATTCCACGACAACATTTTGTCATTTTAGGTAACGTGtcgtgacacgcccgtgacgtcaTTTAGCCGTTTCGTCTCATTAGAAAGTCgacattttcttcagcgaccaaTCGGAAGCCTCGAAAAAGAAACGCGCTGTTCTGCGCTCAGGACGGAAAGAGTCGTGATTGGCCGTCGTTTGCTCGGGTGCGAGTGAGTGTTCTACTTGACTTTGGCTAGCCGTTTAAAGCACAGCGCCCCTTCGCGGCTGCAAATCAAGCGCACACGACAAGCTTACGGCTATCAAGATACTTAGCACAAGGCTAACACACAGGGCTACGTTACAGCAGGGCTAATCTTCTGGTCAAGAGTGACTAACCCGAGCCCACGCAAGCTCACAGTAATTAGCGGTCAGGTTAGGGTGGGGCTAATTAGCATGGCCGAGCTCCCGtcaaaaagaattttttttccaatagaaAAGAGCTTAGGGGCCTTGGGGGCGTGGCTTCAAGAACAAACGCACTGTTTGTACACGTGTGCAGGAATTTGCATATTGCACTGCCACCAGAAAAGGAGAGTTAACTTCCATGTAGCTTCACCAACCAACCAAACAAAATAAGTCTTTTGTTTCAGGAACACTGACAATGTTGTAAAGTATTTTTGTACAAATTTCATACTTTGGTAGCATGATGTTCCTGCTGTGAGTCCTGCCGTCTCCACCTTTCTTTGTGTGGACGACGACTGAACGACAATAAACTACTCATGACACACTTTTTTGCCTTTCATTTCTTCACCGAGTCTAATAAACCCCTTTTTCAacaaaattagatttttttagggccattgacaacaagggcgtaggtttgcatagggacggcggGCACGTAACACTAGCGACTTTTCAGGATgcccaaattgtccccaccaacttttaagcaaccttatttgcattttagAATGAGTTCGGTtatagaggtcatttagattcTTTTCCCATATGTTGGAAGGACTGAATAGCCCCTATCatttttaagtgaattactttcattatgttcagacattgaccccttttcacttactgaatgtgccagtccatttttttccctcaaacgcacgattgattggctgatgacttcaacccctccccacacacacacgcaatcacttgccacgtttacatggagccaaatattccaattacaatcggaatatttgttcaaaccgaataaatgtgttccatataaacacctcattcggaatgaacaggcccaaaccgaatggaatttcattctgattcacaggtgtggaatattccttttcccaaaccgattagaagtaaaattatatcatgtaaacagggaagcggaatggtgtctggttgcgttctttctgcacatgctccatactgacgtggtgacgtcacttgcaacatggcttccaagcacacgcacagcgcacccacacaactttttaaatgaacggcgtatcgttctgaagttttgtttccgctCGAAAAGttcaaacagcagctgatctgacgatcgatctccatgttttgcaacgtgacgctttgtttgattaatctgcgcatgtcagacggcagttgtcaaacgtcctttcggaataaaggcagacacatgtaaacgctggatcggaatagatgaagtgacatgtaaacagctgatgtgaaatttccattccgaatgatttgaatcagtatgaataaaagtcagcatgtaaacgtggctactgtccaaacacaaatacaacatgccgcctcctccgcccccttcgaagacgaggaatattagaagtttttttttcccgatagcagcagccactgtaagtaatgtcacTATTGTGAAGGTGGGGGACACACCGCTAATTTTGCAACTAAAAATCTGATCTGCATCAGAGTTACCATAAcgttaatctgtgtgaatttccccGAACTACATTTGATTTATTTAGttgggtgttgtgccgaaaaatgtccccccccccccccccccccccccgcgtgaaacgtcccccctgacgggagcgcttatttaagaCACTTTAtcgaggtgaaaacatcaaatgcttttttggatgcactacagtaatggatttacgactgaaaaatcagttttgaataaataaattacacaaaatactag
This sequence is a window from Corythoichthys intestinalis isolate RoL2023-P3 chromosome 13, ASM3026506v1, whole genome shotgun sequence. Protein-coding genes within it:
- the grip1 gene encoding glutamate receptor-interacting protein 1 isoform X5: MIAVSFKCRCQILRRVNKDEGPYTKHSAGSRPSDGALAIRRQSIPDEFRGCTLVELMKKEGTTLGLTVSGGIDKDGKPRVSNLRPGGIAARSDQLNVGDYIRSVNGINLAKFRHDEIISLLKNVGERVLLEVEYELPPVSVQGSGVLFKTVEVTLHKEGNSFGFVIRGGASDDRNKCRPIVIATVRSGGPADREGSIKPGDRLLSVDGIRLHGNTLAEATSVLKQSGQEATMLLEYDVSVMESVSSASGPLLVEVAKATGSSLGVALSSSMFCSKQVIVIDKVKPASIADRCGALHAGDHILSVDGKSMEFCSLAEATQLLSASCHNVRMEILPQHQARPALNAPQQALGHTFSPGSMSAYSLSSLNMTVPRNAYPTSPRGTLMRKKQKKKDFKSSLSLASSTVGLAGQVVHTETTEVTLLGDGVMGFGLQLQGGVFATETLSSPPLIAYIDPDSPAERCGILQIGDRILSINGIPTEDSTLEETNQLLRDSSITAQLTLEIEFDVAESVIPSSGTFHVKLPKKPGVELGITISSPSNRKAGDPLIISDIKKGSVAHRTGTLELGDKLLAIDNIRVETCSMEEAVQILQQCEELVKLKIRKDEDNSDEQEVSGSIIYTVELQRYGGPLGITISGTEEPFDPIVISSLTKGGLAERTGAIHVGDRILAINSSSLKGKPLSEAIILLQQAGETVTLKIKKHGELSSPEFRAVGSALENHDGEAGEEPPSGQRMFSALPSVDSAVESWDGSNVDAGFASPAPSFQSSPFTFHEWRNAKTSNSQSLASSRLRTNPLADLSGLNDDWEHVTLGGFTVGHDGTEPDQEENFWSQALEDLETCGQSGILRELEATIMSGSTISLNHDPAPSRTSLGRQASFQERSNTRPQVTPRSNTLPSDPQRRAFAMKKMRQEVNDILNQTPVELHKLTLEKSSDSEDFGFSVSDGVLDRGVYVNNIRAGGPAERGGLQAYDRLLQINHVRTRDFDCCLVVPLIAESSDRLDLVVSRNPLTNHSEGTDNGRAPRPVDGNKEAGEDGAPIKWKKPGDGTGSGLVTDTSV
- the grip1 gene encoding glutamate receptor-interacting protein 1 isoform X2; translation: MIAVSFKCRCQILRRVNKDEGPYTKHSAGSRPSDGALAIRRQSIPDEFRGCTLVELMKKEGTTLGLTVSGGIDKDGKPRVSNLRPGGIAARSDQLNVGDYIRSVNGINLAKFRHDEIISLLKNVGERVLLEVEYELPPVSVQGSGVLFKTVEVTLHKEGNSFGFVIRGGASDDRNKCRPIVIATVRSGGPADREGSIKPGDRLLSVDGIRLHGNTLAEATSVLKQSGQEATMLLEYDVSVMESVSSASGPLLVEVAKATGSSLGVALSSSMFCSKQVIVIDKVKPASIADRCGALHAGDHILSVDGKSMEFCSLAEATQLLSASCHNVRMEILPQHQARPALNAPQQVKVQRSPRPLPWESGNSAPILPPYHYNTYHPDQSGGRSHNRHTNNPPLGHTFSPGSMSAYSLSSLNMTVPRNAYPTSPRGTLMRKKQKKKDFKSSLSLASSTVGLAGQVVHTETTEVTLLGDGVMGFGLQLQGGVFATETLSSPPLIAYIDPDSPAERCGILQIGDRILSINGIPTEDSTLEETNQLLRDSSITAQLTLEIEFDVAESVIPSSGTFHVKLPKKPGVELGITISSPSNRKAGDPLIISDIKKGSVAHRTGTLELGDKLLAIDNIRVETCSMEEAVQILQQCEELVKLKIRKDEDNSDEQEVSGSIIYTVELQRYGGPLGITISGTEEPFDPIVISSLTKGGLAERTGAIHVGDRILAINSSSLKGKPLSEAIILLQQAGETVTLKIKKHGELSSPEFRAVGSALENHDGEAGEEPPSGQRMFSALPSVDSAVESWDGSNVDAGFASPAPSFQSSPFTFHEWRNAKTSNSQSLASSRLRTNPLADLSGLNDDWEHVTLGGFTVGHDGTEPDQEENFWSQALEDLETCGQSGILRELEATIMSGSTISLNHDPAPSRTSLGRQASFQERSNTRPQVTPRSNTLPSDPQRRAFAMKKMRQEVNDILNQTPVELHKLTLEKSSDSEDFGFSVSDGVLDRGVYVNNIRAGGPAERGGLQAYDRLLQINHVRTRDFDCCLVVPLIAESSDRLDLVVSRNPLTNHSEGTDNGRAPRPVDGNKEAGEDGAPIKWKKPGDGTGSGLVTDTSV
- the grip1 gene encoding glutamate receptor-interacting protein 1 isoform X4 — translated: MERFLALLRLLQRRRRRRYRADDDYQEGYDDVYFYTSKYHARLLHEGPYTKHSAGSRPSDGALAIRRQSIPDEFRGCTLVELMKKEGTTLGLTVSGGIDKDGKPRVSNLRPGGIAARSDQLNVGDYIRSVNGINLAKFRHDEIISLLKNVGERVLLEVEYELPPVSVQGSGVLFKTVEVTLHKEGNSFGFVIRGGASDDRNKCRPIVIATVRSGGPADREGSIKPGDRLLSVDGIRLHGNTLAEATSVLKQSGQEATMLLEYDVSVMESVSSASGPLLVEVAKATGSSLGVALSSSMFCSKQVIVIDKVKPASIADRCGALHAGDHILSVDGKSMEFCSLAEATQLLSASCHNVRMEILPQHQARPALNAPQQALGHTFSPGSMSAYSLSSLNMTVPRNAYPTSPRGTLMRKKQKKKDFKSSLSLASSTVGLAGQVVHTETTEVTLLGDGVMGFGLQLQGGVFATETLSSPPLIAYIDPDSPAERCGILQIGDRILSINGIPTEDSTLEETNQLLRDSSITAQLTLEIEFDVAESVIPSSGTFHVKLPKKPGVELGITISSPSNRKAGDPLIISDIKKGSVAHRTGTLELGDKLLAIDNIRVETCSMEEAVQILQQCEELVKLKIRKDEDNSDEQEVSGSIIYTVELQRYGGPLGITISGTEEPFDPIVISSLTKGGLAERTGAIHVGDRILAINSSSLKGKPLSEAIILLQQAGETVTLKIKKHGELSSPEFRAVGSALENHDGEAGEEPPSGQRMFSALPSVDSAVESWDGSNVDAGFASPAPSFQSSPFTFHEWRNAKTSNSQSLASSRLRTNPLADLSGLNDDWEHVTLGGFTVGHDGTEPDQEENFWSQALEDLETCGQSGILRELEATIMSGSTISLNHDPAPSRTSLGRQASFQERSNTRPQVTPRSNTLPSDPQRRAFAMKKMRQEVNDILNQTPVELHKLTLEKSSDSEDFGFSVSDGVLDRGVYVNNIRAGGPAERGGLQAYDRLLQINHVRTRDFDCCLVVPLIAESSDRLDLVVSRNPLTNHSEGTDNGRAPRPVDGNKEAGEDGAPIKWKKPGDGTGSGLVTDTSV
- the grip1 gene encoding glutamate receptor-interacting protein 1 isoform X3 — its product is MPGWKKNIPACLQADQEGDEGPYTKHSAGSRPSDGALAIRRQSIPDEFRGCTLVELMKKEGTTLGLTVSGGIDKDGKPRVSNLRPGGIAARSDQLNVGDYIRSVNGINLAKFRHDEIISLLKNVGERVLLEVEYELPPVSVQGSGVLFKTVEVTLHKEGNSFGFVIRGGASDDRNKCRPIVIATVRSGGPADREGSIKPGDRLLSVDGIRLHGNTLAEATSVLKQSGQEATMLLEYDVSVMESVSSASGPLLVEVAKATGSSLGVALSSSMFCSKQVIVIDKVKPASIADRCGALHAGDHILSVDGKSMEFCSLAEATQLLSASCHNVRMEILPQHQARPALNAPQQVKVQRSPRPLPWESGNSAPILPPYHYNTYHPDQSGGRSHNRHTNNPPLGHTFSPGSMSAYSLSSLNMTVPRNAYPTSPRGTLMRKKQKKKDFKSSLSLASSTVGLAGQVVHTETTEVTLLGDGVMGFGLQLQGGVFATETLSSPPLIAYIDPDSPAERCGILQIGDRILSINGIPTEDSTLEETNQLLRDSSITAQLTLEIEFDVAESVIPSSGTFHVKLPKKPGVELGITISSPSNRKAGDPLIISDIKKGSVAHRTGTLELGDKLLAIDNIRVETCSMEEAVQILQQCEELVKLKIRKDEDNSDEQEVSGSIIYTVELQRYGGPLGITISGTEEPFDPIVISSLTKGGLAERTGAIHVGDRILAINSSSLKGKPLSEAIILLQQAGETVTLKIKKHGELSSPEFRAVGSALENHDGEAGEEPPSGQRMFSALPSVDSAVESWDGSNVDAGFASPAPSFQSSPFTFHEWRNAKTSNSQSLASSRLRTNPLADLSGLNDDWEHVTLGGFTVGHDGTEPDQEENFWSQALEDLETCGQSGILRELEATIMSGSTISLNHDPAPSRTSLGRQASFQERSNTRPQVTPRSNTLPSDPQRRAFAMKKMRQEVNDILNQTPVELHKLTLEKSSDSEDFGFSVSDGVLDRGVYVNNIRAGGPAERGGLQAYDRLLQINHVRTRDFDCCLVVPLIAESSDRLDLVVSRNPLTNHSEGTDNGRAPRPVDGNKEAGEDGAPIKWKKPGDGTGSGLVTDTSV